TTGCCTTTGCTCTTACGCAGATTTACTCCAAAGCCCAAACTGTAAGCGGCCTGCCAGAAGCCCATCTGTTTTGGGGCAACACCTTTCGGTTGGGCGAAACCGTCTTCACCTACGGAGTGGTGTTGGTGATCATTCTATACCTTCTGGTTTGGTTCTTCTTGAGCGAAACCGCACCTGGACGCCATCTCTACGCAGTAGGCAACAACCCCGAGGCTGCCCGCTTGATGGGCATCCCCACCCAGCGGGTACTGCTCCTTACCTACACCATCGCAGGTTTCTTCTATGGGATTGCCGGCTGGCTTCTGATTTCCCGCACCAGTGTGGCCGACCCCAACGCCGGGCAAACCGAGAACCTCGAGACCATCACCGCTGTAGTACTAGGTGGCACCAGCCTTTTTGGGGGACGGGGAATGATTCTAGGCACGTTGCTGGGGGCCCTTATCGTGGGGGTCTTCCGTAACGGGCTAACCCTGATGGGGGTCTCTTCGGTTTACCAGGTCTTGATCACTGGAATTCTGGTAATTCTGGCCGTGGTAGCCGATCAAATCTCTAAGCGAAGGAACTAAGCCATGGAACTGAACCAACTGCAACCCACGCAAACGAACACGGTATCCCTGCCCTCATCTACACCCAGCCCCAAACCCAAGGTCGTGCTGGAGGCCCGCGGCCTAGTCAAGCGCTACGGTCATGTAACCGCGCTGGATGGGACCGATTTCGAGCTGCGGGAGGGGGAGATTTTGGCTGTAATAGGTGACAACGGTGCGGGCAAGTCGACCCTGATTAAGGCCCTATCAGGGGCAGTTATTCCTGACGCAGGGGAAATATATCTGGATGGTAAACGGGTGCACTTCCGCAGCCCCATGGACGCTCGCAAAAGTGGCATCGAAACGGTCTACCAGGATCTTGCGGTGGCCCCCGCTATGACCATCGCAGAAAACCTCTTTTTAGGGCGGGAAATCCTTAGGCCTGGTTGGTTTGCTCGCCTGATCCGGTGGATTGACAAAAAAAAGATGCTCGAGGAGGCCATTGCCTGCATGCAGGAGCTAAAAATCGGTGTCCGTTCTATGCGTCAGACGGTCGAAACCCTCTCGGGCGGCCAGCGGCAAGGGGTAGCGGTGGCCCGTAGCGCCGCTTTTGCACGTCACGTGGTGATAATGGACGAGCCCACCGCAGCCCTAGGGGTAAAGGAAGGCAACATGGTGCTGGAACTTATCCGGCGGGTGCGCGACAGCGGCCTACCGGTTATTATTATCAGCCACAATATGCCCCACGTCTTCGAGATCGCTGACCGTATCCACATCCAGCGCCTGGGCAAACGAGCGGCTGTGGTCAACCCCAAGA
The DNA window shown above is from Meiothermus sp. QL-1 and carries:
- a CDS encoding ATP-binding cassette domain-containing protein; the protein is MELNQLQPTQTNTVSLPSSTPSPKPKVVLEARGLVKRYGHVTALDGTDFELREGEILAVIGDNGAGKSTLIKALSGAVIPDAGEIYLDGKRVHFRSPMDARKSGIETVYQDLAVAPAMTIAENLFLGREILRPGWFARLIRWIDKKKMLEEAIACMQELKIGVRSMRQTVETLSGGQRQGVAVARSAAFARHVVIMDEPTAALGVKEGNMVLELIRRVRDSGLPVIIISHNMPHVFEIADRIHIQRLGKRAAVVNPKKISMSDAVAVMTGAKSPAELPPEVLAE
- a CDS encoding ABC transporter permease, yielding MGPLVALLLAIVFFSLQSDRFLTGQNFSLILQQVSVVAVLAIGQTLIILTAGIDLSVGFVMALGTMVMAKFAVELGLPPLLAILCGIAITSGFGFLNGFLITRFNLPPFIVTLGTMNIAFALTQIYSKAQTVSGLPEAHLFWGNTFRLGETVFTYGVVLVIILYLLVWFFLSETAPGRHLYAVGNNPEAARLMGIPTQRVLLLTYTIAGFFYGIAGWLLISRTSVADPNAGQTENLETITAVVLGGTSLFGGRGMILGTLLGALIVGVFRNGLTLMGVSSVYQVLITGILVILAVVADQISKRRN